The nucleotide window gaggaggaggagccatagGAGGGAGCCGTCACCTGCCGCCCCATCgtgtgaggatgaggaggaggagcaggtgccctaggAGGACACCGAGGAGGCACAGGAGGACACGTaggaggacaaggaggaggaggcgatagcagggggttccgcttcctctagttcgttgagcgtctacttgcgaggtcccgcgagcctccctcagcgaccgataactcatgagagacgcccgctgattcgacccgaggggAAAAAGTatgtaactttagatgttatcactactttacatgatatgttgaaaattaaaatagaaactaataatttttcttaatcacttgggcaggaagtggacgattgtggcgagtggaggtgctcacacacgccaagtcaatggcatccgcggtcttctatgcaaggagcacttccctgccCTAGTTGAGTATGCCAGAGTGACGGGGcctggcctactcgtttgaccactacgtcgccGTCCCCGATGCTGTAGATCGGTCccgcagggtattcaacaacaaagCGGAGCAGGTGAAGTAAGAGTTGTGGGTAAGtcctcctcgcactacattgcttaatacattgtattcattggacattcttgaaataatgaatggatacatcgtgtttgtatgtaggatttctttagatgtcaggacggacatgaggccagggcggatgcggtggctaccaaatgctgcaaaaaactcagtcgtggacatgcattacgaggcgcgcatctaggccgtcagtaacttaccacgggaccatccttggaacgaaggtcaccaaaagggacgcaaggagcatgacgctgacccgggaccagtacctacagataaatacagaacattaatactgattccttttgagattaagtaggcttaatttcatcttctgatatgtcatgtacttgatggtctgtagatgattccttattggtgcgccatGCATCCCTAGTGCTGGGAACAAATGGTGGACATGTGGTGCTCACgtgagtgggaggagacgcacaacttgtgccgggagcggtgtttgatgatgccaggtgtagcacaccatcaagacagccgcagccttagcggatacgtagaaacatgggtacacgaatttatttatttattctaacgcttaaTTCtgtatgatttctaatcatcttgctgtttttctcgcagtcaggcgtcacatggtggccagccttgctccatcttcaaggcatttgctatggaccacaagggcaaggcgacgtccaacGTCGACTACAACCTAGAGGACGGGAAcgaggcgtacagcaatgcgaccgtccacaaccgtctcagtgagtacacatcaaTGACAAGGGAGGtcgaaagttttattcatgtgtggtatatatttatcttgtctcacacatgcaatatcttctcctttgtgcagaatcaatcgacgGACATCGAACGATCATCATACTTcaacgaatccttcaccaaattagtgatgatacttgtggttgttaatggtacttctatttgcaattgtggttgaagatgatggagtgcttggattacttgtgaacttatttatgATATATTGtaagacatgtgacgtttgtgatatatatgtgacgtttgtgatatatatgtggtgttggtgatatatatatgctgttgatgatatatatgtgatgttggtgatgtttgttatatatatcttctgtttgtttggatgggatgtaaaaaataaattaaaaatgctGTTTtgagtcactttgccgagtgcaatggctatgacactcggcaaagtgaatacCTGGGAACTATCtgagaacatgctttgccgagtgcaaaggctattgcactcgacaaacatcacagatttactGAGTGTCACGggacaagcactcggcaaacatcacatgctttgtcgagtgtcttgctGGCGGCACTCGgtacagtggccacctttgccgagtgtctaagtcaacggcgctcggcaaagcgagGACCTTTGCCAAATACTTGaccttgacacttggcaaagccgcCATCAGGGTGACGCTCGCCGTCACggctacttttctttgccgagtgtcggattggcattcggcaaagtctttgccgagtgtccgataaagtacactcggtaaagaggtttttgccgataaactgtttaccgagcgtcctttgccaagtgcctttaCCGAGCTAAGAAGCTGAATCTGGTAGCGTCAACTCTTAgagcctgtttggaacgcaggatttTTACAGGAATCACACagaaatttcacaggaatcagtttaatttcacaggaaaaacacAGGAATAAGAAAAAAATCCGACATTCCAAACAGGCCTTATGCATCTTATATGCGCTGCCTCGTGAGTCTCGAGGCATTGGGTCTGGGACGAGTGACCGGTCTATGATtttggccccgtttagttccaaaaatttttggcttttggctattgtagcactttcgtttttatttggcaaaaattgtccaattatggactaattaggcttaaaagattcgtctcacgatttctcggctaactgtgtaattagttttttttcgtctatatttagtactccatacatgtgccgcaagatttgatgtgaccgttactatgcaaaaaaaattttggtttttggcttcaactaaacggggcctttaTGGGCCTCAAGCCCTCGAGCCAGACTCGTACACGAAACCACGGCCCACGAGGGATAAACCCCAGTTGCTGTTGGAGTGCAGAGACCAAGTCCAACACCAACTCGACGTGCTCctcgggcggcggcgggcgggacTCCTTCCTCCTCCCCAAGAAGTACCGCCGCCACCACGCGCCGCAGCTCCCCCCCATACCACCCTCCCAGCCAGCTCGCCTCGCGCACAGATCGAACAGAAGGCAATGGCGTCCCCCGAGCCCGCCGCGCAGCCGAGCCTCGCGCAAGAGCCCCCCGCACCCGCTGCGACGCGCTCGGCCGCGCCCGCGGCCGAGCAAGAAGGGCCGCCGCAACTGCAAGAGCCTGTCCCCGGAGCGGAGGCGGAGAACGCGGAGAAGGCGGAGGGGGAGgaagccgaggaggaggaggaaggggagtGCGGGTTCTGCCTCTTCATGAAGGCCGGCGGCTGCAGGGACACCTTCGTGGCGTGGGAGGAGTGCGTGGAGGCGGCGCAGAAGGACGGCGACGACATGGTCGAGCGCTGCCACGAGGCCACCGCTAACCTCAAGAAGTGCATGGACGCGCACGCCGACTACTACGCGCCCGTGCTTAGGGCCGAAGAGGCCGTCAACGAGcgcgccgaggccgaggccgccgccgctgcagcggCCGACGACGCCGCGAAGGGCAAGGGAGGGGAGCTAGCGACCGATGCGGAGATTAAGGAAGAGGGAGTGCCCCAGCCGGCTGCTTCCTCCCCGCCAGCCGCCGGCGTGGGGAACGATGCGGAGAATAAAGAGGAAGGCGTGCCCCAGCCGGCTGCTTCCTCCCCGCCACCCGCCGGCGAGGCGAAGAAAGAAGCAGCAGTTGCTGAGAAGGTTTGAGTATAACTAACAATTGTTGTTGGGTTGGTTATTAGTTTCATAATACTAGTTCGTGAGGTTAATTTTGGTTCCCTTTGTGGGGAAATAAGGCTGTTCTACGCATAATGACGTGGGACGCAATTTATACTGAAGAAATTTTGATACTGTTACTTGATTTTGGTCATGCTACCTGATGGTGTATGCTACTCTTTTCACTGCAACTACAAGGACTACTGTCTTACATCTTGCATTGAAATTACATAACTCTCTTTTTTGTttgccaaacaaaaaaaaaacttattgcTGGGTAGTGCATTACACAAATTCTACTAGTAATTGTAATGTCCAAGAGTGATGTTGTTATGACCGGCACCCATTATACAAGGTGTAGGCCCATGTTATGGCAAGTGGAGCCGGCCCAGGGGCCATGCGGTACTGTAGCACGCGGTACTGTTACGCGTTGGATTGTTAGtaaagagatatgttagattgatTCGGTTAGGATATTTCCTTAGGAAGTCAGTCATCTATAAAAAGAGAACCCTGTACCAGTTATAATCAAGCAGAAACAagaattgtttccggcttcccgaAGGGAGCCGGGAtttccaaaccctagccgcctcctgCTGTGTCTCGCGTGAACAGTGCCGCCGCTACTGTAGCACCGCGGGAATTCtagggctgcagcagcagccgccgcgctctcgccgccacggcccctcgccggcgtcgagagtacagaccacgtcctcctctcttccacccctATAACCTACGCAGTAACACCGGTAGGGCATCTAGTCCTATCAGATGTGTTGGCGTTGTTCTCCTGAATAAGCCTGAAAAGTTTAAAATTGGCGATTTTGATGCTCTTGCGATGAAAAAGAGTGGTACTTTTGAGACAATGCTGGGTAGATCCAGGAGAGATTCGCATTTAGTAACTGTGGTGTTCGAAGCCGGATATGGCCTCCTCTGGTAACTTTGAGATTTTACCTTCGAACTGTAATATGCAGTTGTGACAGTATTGTTAAGTAAGTCTATTAAGCAAATACTCTGTCTGTAGAAGTATTTTTGAATGCTGGCGACCACTATTCTGTATTCTTTTTAGTTGCTTTATTCAGCCGTGTAGCTTGAGATGGACTGGGACTTGTCCATACTAGTAGCTTGTTTTGGGCCTATTGTACAGAAACAACCTGTTGTACAATGCCCTTAAGACTGCAACCTGCAATGAAAAATGGAAAATACCATATTTTGTACTTTTGGTTGTGGCTTTAAAGTGGTGGATGTGTTTGATTGGATAAGCTAGTTTACAGTTTCATCTGAGATTGTGATTTATGTTATGCTCAGTTGGTGAGAGGCTATTAGCACCCACGTTTTTGGAGCTTTCTTAAGCTTACTGCAAAATCATCTCCCAGCTGAGATGGCTTCTTCGCAAACACAGCTTTACCAATTATATTCATGTTTCAGTGTTGGTCGAACCAGTGATCTTTTAAGCAAAGTTCCAGTAATTTATTCGTTGTAAATCTTTATTACCTCAGTTCTGAGGTCCAAAAATATTATTCCACAGTTTTGTTTCAGTTCACTGAAAACATCATGGCAGACCAACAGAATTTTACAGTTTAGGATTCAGGGTTATATATGCTCTGTTtgtttctatctatgttttccCTTCTTCGAATAATATGACTATCATGGGTATTCATCTTAATACCTTGTTTCCCTTCACTGCAATTTCTCTTCGAAAATTGGTGGATCAAGTTCAGTTGTTATGTGATTTTGATTTGATTCTGCTACCTGTTGGTGATGTATGCTACTCTTTCTTGATGAAACTATAGGGACTATGCTTCACTTCTTGCATTGACATTACAAACCCAAACCCTCATTTGTTGTTCGCAAAATCATACAAATTCTACTAGTTATTGTAATGCTTCAGATGGATAAACCTGAGAAAAATTTTAAATCCGGGATTATGATGCTCTTGCAACGTCAAAGTGTGGTGTTTTAGAGATACAGTGCTGGATAAGTCCAGGAAGATTTCACATTTGTTAATTGTGGTGTTTTACAACAGATATGGACTCCTCTGTTGATTCCAGTAATTTGCAGTACTGAAAGGGGGACTATTAAGTCTACAGAAGCATATCCTGTTCGATTGCTGCTGATCATTCTTCTgtattcttttttaattgctttgTTTCAGACTTTCAGCTGTGTCATTTGGGATGACCTGGGCCTTGTCAATACCATTAGCTTGTTTTGGGCTTATTGTGCGGAAACAACATGTTGTAGAATGTCCTAAGACTAAAACCAGAACCAGAAAAAGACCGTATTTTGGTTGTGGTATTAAAGTGGTGGTTGTGTTTGATTGGATAAACTAGTTTACAATTTCAATCTGAGATTGTGATTTATAGCGTGCTCAGTTAGGGACAGGATATGAGCGTCCACCTTTCTGGAGTTTTCTTACCCACATAATCATGTCCTAGTTGAGATGGTTTCATCGCAAACACAGTTTCACCAGCCAGGATGTTATTGTTTTAAATACTGTCCTGTTTAAATGTTGGTTGAACTGGAGAGGTTTTAAGCAAAGTTCCAGCGATTTACTCAATGGAACAAGACTCATTACTTAAGCTCTGAGGttcaaacatattattatttCACGGTATTGTTTCAGTTCACTGAAAACATTACTGACAGTCACAGTCCAACAGGACTTTTACAGTTTATTAGACAACGAGCAAAGGAGGCATGCCATGTTTGACTGGGCTGTGGGCTCCCTTCTGACTCCATCAAACAACAGGATGTTCTTGATTTGAGACTTGCAGTctttcatatcatcatgtataaaTATTTTTTCCCTTTTTAGTGAAGATTCAAGGAATGGAACCATAACAGGGACTCTTGATTGGTTTTTCTGTGTTGCCAACATATGCAGCAGTATGCCCTGTTTCAGGAAGTTCAGTTGATGCAGGGGCTCTTGGTTTTTCTGAATATGATCAATTAGGGAAGTATGCCCTGTTTCAGGAAGTTCAGTTGATGCAGCTTCTGTTCTGCATCATATGTTTCATTCTTAGGCTCTTAGCTGATTTCATTCGATCAGTGATATGCAGCAGTGACAGGCTCTTAATTCGGTTGTGTGGCTTGAGATGGCCTGGGATTTGTCAGTACCATTTGCTTGTTTTGGGCTTATTGTGCAGAAACAACCTGTTGTAGAATGTCCTAAGACTAAAACCTTGATCGAAAAAGGAAAAGACCATATTTTGGATTTTGGTTGTGGCATTAAAGTGGTGGTTGTGTGAAAAGACCGTATTTTGGTTGTGGCATTAAAGTGGTGGCTGTGTTCGATTGGATAAGCTAGTTTGCAGTTTCATTTGAGATTGCAATTTATGTCATGCTCAGTCAGCGGCAGGACATTAGTGTTGGAGTTTTCTGGTTAATAGATAGATGTGAGGCCGGCGTCCAAACGTGCTTGAATGCCTTGAGTATGGCCGTTTAGTCATCACACTCATCAGTGCACACAACTGTCCATCTCATGCATCAAACAGGACGAGAGATCTTTGAAACATGAATAAGTTAGCGTCTGCAACTCTGCATCAAACGAACTTGCGGTTTTTACATGCACACTGAAACAACTTGGTTTGCATTGGTGCACAACAAGGAGCTGCTCTGCATCTCGCTGGGCACTGTGCACCACACACCTGGGACCCGGGAGCCAAGAATGAGTTGCCGTACGTCCTAGAGAGCCACACCGTCCGCCAGGCAACGGCGAGGGCTCTCTTCCCGCCCACCCGCCGCCGTCACGCCTTGAGCAGGTCGCAGCAGCCCAGCGACGGCGCGCCGCCGGGCCACTTGGTggcctcgccgccgtcgccgtcgccgcccgcCATGTTCACCAGCGACGAGAGGAACAAGGCGTCCGCCTGCCGCTCCTGCTGCTGCAGCCTCGCCGCCGCCTTCGCCGTGCTGGCAGCGCTGCCCTCGGGCGGCGGCTTGTGCGGGTTGCCGTCAAGGTTCCGGGTGTTGAGGAAGCGGCCGCCGGTGCCCCGCGCCCGGCGCAGCGCGTGCAGGTGCCGTGACTCGTGCAGGTATGGCTTGCGGTTCCCGGAGACCCGGCGGTCCCTGGCGGCCATAAGCTTGGCGCGCGCCAGGCGCCGCCGGAGGATGCCGTTGAATTGCTTGGCGTTCACGTACACCGGCTCCTCGGCCGCGATCGCTGGCGGCAGGAGCACCCTCCCGTGCTTCATCATTTAATTgcaaatatataatatatatggtGAAACGAGTCAGCACGAGTAGGTAGATTATTACTCCTCCTACTAGAGTCTTGAGAAGCCAATTAACAAGGATCTGTGTGAACGAAGATGGTATATACGACGTTCATGTACGTACCAAAGCTTGGGCTCCGTAGAAGGGATAGTACGCAGCGCCATAACTCTGATGGTCAGGAATGGCGTTGTTGTTAAAGACCTTCATCATCAGTTACAGCCAATGTCGTTGGAACTTATTAATAACAGCTTATTACAGTTACGAACTGCTACGTTCTGTACTGTACTGTCATTGCTACAAATAACAACTCTCACTCACCATGGATTGCCCAATGCCGAGCTCGAAACGGCCATGGTGGTACTTGTGCAGCAGCTCCGGGtgcccggcggccatggcggctgccCCGGGAGGCTCGTGGAATCTCAGCTCGTGCCGCCGAGGGTCTGGATCGCCTGAAAGTAAACCACCAATTAAGCGTACGTC belongs to Miscanthus floridulus cultivar M001 chromosome 4, ASM1932011v1, whole genome shotgun sequence and includes:
- the LOC136550917 gene encoding uncharacterized protein encodes the protein MASPEPAAQPSLAQEPPAPAATRSAAPAAEQEGPPQLQEPVPGAEAENAEKAEGEEAEEEEEGECGFCLFMKAGGCRDTFVAWEECVEAAQKDGDDMVERCHEATANLKKCMDAHADYYAPVLRAEEAVNERAEAEAAAAAAADDAAKGKGGELATDAEIKEEGVPQPAASSPPAAGVGNDAENKEEGVPQPAASSPPPAGEAKKEAAVAEKV
- the LOC136550916 gene encoding nuclear transcription factor Y subunit A-10-like isoform X2; protein product: MRSAAMSFQDHGLGFHQVITDGGCGGGASPATAAPPWWAAAHQGCAAARFLRSPYPLGDPDPRRHELRFHEPPGAAAMAAGHPELLHKYHHGRFELGIGQSMVFNNNAIPDHQSYGAAYYPFYGAQALHGRVLLPPAIAAEEPVYVNAKQFNGILRRRLARAKLMAARDRRVSGNRKPYLHESRHLHALRRARGTGGRFLNTRNLDGNPHKPPPEGSAASTAKAAARLQQQERQADALFLSSLVNMAGGDGDGGEATKWPGGAPSLGCCDLLKA
- the LOC136550916 gene encoding nuclear transcription factor Y subunit A-10-like isoform X1, which encodes MTRGFSGSLSICRQHAAAAMSFQDHGLGFHQVITDGGCGGGASPATAAPPWWAAAHQGCAAARFLRSPYPLGDPDPRRHELRFHEPPGAAAMAAGHPELLHKYHHGRFELGIGQSMVFNNNAIPDHQSYGAAYYPFYGAQALHGRVLLPPAIAAEEPVYVNAKQFNGILRRRLARAKLMAARDRRVSGNRKPYLHESRHLHALRRARGTGGRFLNTRNLDGNPHKPPPEGSAASTAKAAARLQQQERQADALFLSSLVNMAGGDGDGGEATKWPGGAPSLGCCDLLKA